A region from the Benincasa hispida cultivar B227 chromosome 10, ASM972705v1, whole genome shotgun sequence genome encodes:
- the LOC120088598 gene encoding uncharacterized protein LOC120088598 isoform X2, whose translation MHLKFASELLQDYVQSLTEERVVDERFSQILTKFEEPDCIQLIKIYLKDVESILSELSITIDSMDGNFCKLSMLANKIEKKSTRIGAEHMKLAAIHLIQACDQGDQKIVSQALSWMKHEFTITENKFQPVLQMEQRILRVMSKQK comes from the exons GAATTGCTCCAAGATTATGTTCAGTCTCTAACTGAAGAG AGGGTTGTTGATGAGAGGTTTTCCCAGATTCTAACAAAATTTGAAGAGCCTGATTGTATTCAGTTGATCAAGATTTATCTCAAGGATGTTGAATCAATCTTATCAGAACTTAGTATCACCAT TGATTCCATGGACGGCAATTTCTGTAAGTTGAGTATGTTGGCTAacaaaatagagaagaaaagcaCCCG CATTGGTGCAGAGCACATGAAGCTAGCAGCTATCCATCTCATTCAGGCTTGTGATCAAGGGGACCAGAAAAT TGTCTCCCAAGCTCTTAGTTGGATGAAGCATGAATTCACCATTACTGAAAACAAATTTCAGCCAGTTCTTCAG ATGGAACAGAGGATTTTGAGAGTCATGAGCAAGCAAAAATAG
- the LOC120088598 gene encoding uncharacterized protein LOC120088598 isoform X3: protein MALSILKELLQDYVQSLTEERVVDERFSQILTKFEEPDCIQLIKIYLKDVESILSELSITIDSMDGNFCKLSMLANKIEKKSTRIGAEHMKLAAIHLIQACDQGDQKIVSQALSWMKHEFTITENKFQPVLQMEQRILRVMSKQK, encoded by the exons ATGGCTTTGTCTATTCTTAAGGAATTGCTCCAAGATTATGTTCAGTCTCTAACTGAAGAG AGGGTTGTTGATGAGAGGTTTTCCCAGATTCTAACAAAATTTGAAGAGCCTGATTGTATTCAGTTGATCAAGATTTATCTCAAGGATGTTGAATCAATCTTATCAGAACTTAGTATCACCAT TGATTCCATGGACGGCAATTTCTGTAAGTTGAGTATGTTGGCTAacaaaatagagaagaaaagcaCCCG CATTGGTGCAGAGCACATGAAGCTAGCAGCTATCCATCTCATTCAGGCTTGTGATCAAGGGGACCAGAAAAT TGTCTCCCAAGCTCTTAGTTGGATGAAGCATGAATTCACCATTACTGAAAACAAATTTCAGCCAGTTCTTCAG ATGGAACAGAGGATTTTGAGAGTCATGAGCAAGCAAAAATAG